DNA from Pelodiscus sinensis isolate JC-2024 chromosome 1, ASM4963464v1, whole genome shotgun sequence:
CCTAGCCTAGTGCCCTAAGCACAGGAAAAAACTACTGATCTTTAGAGTGCCACTCTGTGCTACAGTGTGCTGGTTTTTACTCTGAAACTATGGCCAGTGATGAAGCAGGCAGATTGTTCTCTGCAACCTTACCCCCACAGATTATTTATATttggttcatttttttaaaattaggtttttcaaaacaaaattaaaaattctgtttcAATATGCCTCCCCACCTTTGCTTCTCTTTTCCCATTGGACATGGCAATGAAAGTTCATGTCTTTTTAAGTCACCGAGGTGCTTTTGAAGATTGTATCCATCCTGACTAGTAACTGTTTCAAGGCAGGCCGTGGAATCAAAGTGTGTTCAGCTGGGTGACAGCAAAAGATGAAGTGGGATTAATTAGAATCACCTGTGGTGAAAAACTTACTCCTAAACTTTGCAGTCCCCAAGGGATTTGCATTCTCTTACTGGTCAGGGAAGCAGAAGCCATCTTTTCACTGGCTCCCTGAACTGTCAGTCCTGAGTGTTTTACCCCTCCCCTCACAATGACATAATCAGGAGTATATAAAACCTGACCAGGTGCTAGCCCACATAAGGCAGTTTTTGGAGTACTGAGACTGGTCAGGGGGTTGATTTGGTTGTAGTAGCAATTGTTGGTAATAAGGTCTTTTAATCATCCTTTCTTTGAATGTTAGCATGCTTCTTTGATTAGGGCTTTTGGGTTATGTTGTTAAGAAATGTTTGGCTGTGCTGTATTCATATTGTTGAACAGATGTGTGTAGTGTATGTACTGGGGAGCTTCATGATGATTAACCTTAAGCTCCTTGTCTGAGAGACAGGATCATGTTATTAAGTTATTTTTTTGTACTGTAGGGCTGCTAAATGACCTTCAGCAGTAACTGCATGTTTACTGACTCTAATGGACTTACAAAAGTAGAATTCTTTCAATGACTCTGTGGCATGAGAGGAATCTGGAAGATTCTCTATTTCCTTACCTGAAGtttctgctttcttttttttttttaaagcattgctCTCTAGTGATTAGGGTATATATTGCTCTAAATGTGAGCTCCTTGTCAATCTGTGAGGACTACCATTGCTTTTTATCCTTTAGAATAGGATACTGCTCTGGGGTTGgcctttgtttttgtttcccctctggggtagctgtaACTTCCCCTCTAAAAGTTATGACTTGTAACTCCAGGCTTCTTCTTGCCTTTCCTCAGACATATCTGACCATACCATGACGACAAATGGAAAAGACACAAATGTGGCATCCCCAGAGCATCAGGAGGAGGAGCAACAGGTAGGCACTTCCTCATGAGCATCACTGGCTCAATTTGTGACTACAAAAGAGAGCTGGCTATCTTGTGCAAGCTGGCTCCACTTCTTGGTTCTATAAAATTTTAACACTAGTTTGCTTCTGTTAAACTTCTGATCTGGCTTTATCATTAATGTCAGAAGCAGATATTAGGCTTCCTAGCTCTTCAGTCTTTCACTCCATCACACAATACTTTGATTGGCGCTAGCACATTCAAGGGTATAACCATTTGACAAGTAATGGGTTAGCTCCAGGATAGGGTATTGCTTTCTCAACCTCCTTGTTCTTGCCTCTGCCTCACTAGAGCGTCCTGAAGAGGGTGGCCAGTCTCCCACTTGTCAGCACTGCCTGTGACCTGGCTGCCACAGCCTACACCTCCACCAAGGAGAGCCATCCCTATGTGAAATCTCTCTGTGACATGGCAGAAAAGGGAGTGACCTCCCTAACCAGTGTTGCAGCCAGCAGTGAACAGCCAGTTCCACCTGCACTTGAACCTCAAGGTGAGTCATGTGTCTGAGCAGCGCTTTCTACACATGTGACCCCATATGCTGCCAGTAGGGTCTTTAAATCAGTAGGTCTGCAATGCTAGAGTCTGGTCACAGTGGGGGCTCCTTATCAGTGGTCTTGGGAGGGGGAACTTACACTGGATCACAGGCATCATTTTTTCCTAATGACCCAGTtgatctggggtggggctgaggatgagaaccttggggtgtagaagggggctccagctttggggatgtcaggaggggcttaccttgagcagctcctggtcaaTGGTTCAGTGGGGATGCTGAGACGGGCTACCTGGTGATCCTGGTACCACAGATTATGCTATGCCCCAGAGGTAGCCAGCAGTAGGTTCCCAGAcagtgggagtgtggagctagtgctcatggcaggggcagtgcatgttCTTCCTGCCCTtccatcctcccacccccactgcctaggagctgggcctgttgccaGCCGCTTCTGGGCTGTAGTACAGTGTGTGGTGCCAGGACGGACAGGCagcctgccttagcatccccactgGTCCCCTGATCTCCCCGCCTTCCCCCCAACAATGAGACCCTATGCCTGACCTGCCATGCCCCAGTAttaacccatagtttgaaaaccactggtttatATTCTGGGCTGCTGTATCACTTCTACAAACACCCTGCCACAGGATAATGAAGGGGCTTGTTTACAATAATTACAGCTGCTGAACCTGTGCTCACTATACCTCCTGGCTGCAGTGAAAGCTCTGTTCTTGGCTACTTTCATTTAAAGAGCAACACTCTTTGAAAGGGATCGCAAACTAGTCTTTCATCAAATGGGTTCAATACTTCCCCTATCTTGTACCTCTGTCTCTGGACCAATATAGCTGCTATAACAGCACTGCAAACTGAgtgttaaaaaataattaatgagCCTCTTTGTTGACCTGCTGCCTGCATGAGAACAGTTCATTGAATTTACTGCAGTCGAGGCACTGTAAAAGCCCTCTGCTTAGCGCTCAAGCTTTTGGTGCCTTctaaagaggggagggggaaatatcTTGATTAGGTAATTGAACCACTAGAGTGGCATGATAAAAATCTCACTTTTCTATAAAATCCATCTGTGAAGCTGACAGCAATTCCCTCCCTCTTCAAGCTATGTATAAGTAAATCCCCTTGAACAAATACTCATGCAAATATCAGTATGCAGCACCTGCAACCAAACCATTGCTGTCTGAACACATTGGAGAGCTGAAGAGGGTCTCATTGTATATCTGAACCAGAGGCTGTACATTCTGCACTAGCAAAATTAAGGCAACTAACTTGGGCTTCTCTACAGAGACCACAGGAACAGAGCTGGCTTCCAAAGTACCAGACAAAGTGGAGGAGGATCTACCAACGCTTCAACAGACAGCTGAGACGGTAACACCCCACAGTGATGTGGCCAGGGTTTTAGGATGCAGCCCAGTATTGCTTTTCTCCAGCAGAGAAATAGTCTAGGTGAAAAGTGGCCataaggtgggagctggtgtgtaaGCAGCCCTCTGGGTTACTGCTTGACAGAGGGTGGACACAATGTTTCTCTTGACAGCAACAGTTCTGTATTTAAGCCACCCCCTGAAGGTATTTTAACAATTAGAACAGCAAATGGTCCTTATGTTATGTCCACACCCCCAAACCCTAGTACTATCAGGTTCCACTGCTGTAAAATCCCTGCTCACTAGTCACCCACCTCCTGGCTGTGAGTGGGTGGTAGTGGGAATTCAGTGGTGGCTGGTATGTGAGCCTGGTTGCTGGTCTGCCACAGGCTCACCCTGCCAGGGAAGCAACCTGACCTCATCAGCATGGCCTCATTTCAAGCCAGCAGGACCCAGCCTCCATTCAATTTCCAGTGAGCACAGGCTGTGCACTGTAAGCTGCAGCAGAGGTGATGGATCACTTACTGGCCTTTCTTGCTGTCCTCTCCTTGGCTttcccttcagccccactgctcctcaatACCCCATCCATGGGGTGCCTGTGACTCCTACCTCTGAGCAGAGAACCAGCCCTTGGTCAGAGCACTCAGCACATCAACAGCTTGGCAGGCaggtttcttcccctcccctccactgttTGGGCCAGCACCCTGGGCAACTCCAAGACCCTCCAGCCCAGAGCACTGTCCAGGAGGAGTCAAGCCCCATGGGCTCCAAAGCCTCTTGGTGGTGGTTTGGGAAAGCCACTCTGGCTGCTAAGCTGTAGTGGCAGGGAGGAAGCAATTTACAGTTCATTCCCCAGTCCTATAGTCGCCAATGCAGCCCTCTGGGCCTGAAAACTGCATCTTCACCTGCTTCCCCTCTCTGGACATCCTCCTCAGCCATCTAACAGTTGTCAACTATAGGCAGGCTTGCTGAAGCCCTGCAGTTAGGTTCCCTGCACAATACACCCTTATCTCTAAATGCTTCCTGGCTAAGGTATAGCTGGGGGACCAGAGGCAGGTGGGTGatgttggtggccagcagcctggaggtgttagctgctcttttcccctcccttcaggCTGGGAGGGACAAGAGGTTTCCTGCCAcaaagggcagggaggagctcTGTGAGGGCATAGGCCAGGTCATCCCTTCTCCCTACCACCTCTCTGCCTGCAGCTGCAAGAAGAACCTATCCCTTCCTTCCCTCATAGTGCCAGAAGTTTGTTGTTTTGTGGTGTGAACCTTGATGAATCTTGAGAGGGCAGCATGTGACCATAGAGGTGCAGGGAGAGGAGACCATACCTGtactgccgtgaaggcagggcagggggtgctaAGATGGGTTCATCTGGAGAAGggacagccaggcatggaggatgGAGAGGCCTGGGCAAGAAAGGGCAGGTCAGTTGGTCACCACCCATCTTTGCCCCAGGGGGAGAGGCCATGCTTTTACTGTTCATGTGAACCTTAAATTCTTGAGGCTAAAGTGTCTTAACAATGACTAGCTACAGTGTAAGTGTCCAGTACAAATTTCTacactgcatagttctgattggcATAGAACCCAAATGAATCATGTGTCCCATACTCAGCATAGGGAAATAGAATTACCCTAGCAAGGCCGTGGCACTTCCACTGAAGAGCTGAGCTGTGGAGTTGAGCCAATGATAATCCTCTACTGTAACATCAATCCCTGGGATCAATGTGGTTTTATTGCCTCAAATTCCTAGTCAGTAATGTCTTGCTGGGACCTTCTCTCTAGGCCATGTCTGACACACAGGAGCTGGTATCATCCAGACTGACAGATGTCAAGGAGAGCATGATCAGAGTGGTGGACATGACCAAGGAGGCCATGCAGGATGGTATGAAGACCACCAGATCAGTAGTAGCAGAGGGCATGAGCACCATTGTGGAATCGCGAATGGGCCAACTGGCTATAAGTGGGATGGAAGCCATGCTGGAGAAGTCTGAAGAGCTCCTGGATCACTATCTTCCCATGACTGAGGAGGAACTAGGTCAGAACACAGGAATGATGGGGCAATTGTCTTTGAAAGGCCAGAGTAATCCTCCTTCTGGTCCAAACTTCTCTCTAGACTGCTCAGTCTTGTATCTGTCAACCAATGCAGGCTGACTCTACATTTTCCTATCTTAAACCTCATGCCTCAGCTTTGAGTTGATGGGCATGTGCCCAGTTAAAATGACTTGAGTAACAAGGTGGTGCAGGAAGGACCTATGGATATGAAACAAcctttcctttcttccctccaGCCAAACTTGCGGAATCTGTGGAAGGGGCTGAAGTGTCTGCGGCACAACCACAAGAGCATCGCAGCTACTTTGTGCGTTTAGGTTCCCTGTCCACCAAACTCCGCCAGCGCGCCTACCGCTATTCCCTAGACAAGATGAGACGCACCAGCCACAGCATCAGTGAGGCACTTTCCCAGCTTCAACAAACCATGGGACTGGTAAGACTAGACTTATTGAAGCTGAAGCCTTCTGGTAAATAGAGTAGTTGTTGGCTAGGACTCACTTTCCCTTTGCATATGCTCCCCCTCAGAGCAGGGAACTCTTCTACCTCCTGTACGGACCAGGTTATAATGAGACTTAGCACACAGCCTTGACTGACATCTCTGTAGCTAGATGTCCTTCTGATGCATTGAGCATAGCCATCTGGGGGCTGAATGCATGCCCTAAGCTGTAGAACTAGAATAACTGATGTACAAATGGCAAATACACTCTTTTGAATACCCATCCAGATTGATTACATCAAGCAAGGTGTGACACTTCCAGATGTCCAGGAGAAATTCCAGCATGTGTGGCTGAACTGGAACAGAAAACAGCGAAAAGGCAGTGAGATCACAGACTTGGCTAACCCAGAGGTAGGTACATACTTCTCCATCTCCTCAGGAGAGGCTGCCAATATCCTGGTCTTTGCAGGGTTGTTGTAGTGTTTACTCAAATTTATCTTGGGAATCTTTTGTAAAGATGCACAGTTCCATTTCCCTTGAGCATAATGGAAGTATATCTTCCTTGCTTGATATGTTTGTCACATGCTGACTCTGTGCCCAAGAAGTCACTCTGCTTCCTCTTGGGGTGATGCATACTATTACTAGATTTAATCTCCAAAGTGTCTGCAAACTAACACTGTAGATCATGCACCTGCAACCACACGAAGCCCCTGCTCACTTCTCTGGGAGCTCTGTTCTGTCCCAGCTACATGGCTTATTGCCTCTGTAGCAGCTTGTGACAAAGGAGCCTAACTGCTTCTTGCCTGCCTTCTGAAACTCACTGTATGATCTTTCTCTCAAAGACACCCTTGGTGGCTGCTATTAGTACATTTCTTGTAACACAACTTCTGGCATAGCAAAATTGCTGATGCAGGTAGCAGCAAGTCTGAAATCTTACCATGGAGAACATTAACAAAGCTTCTGTCTCCCCACCAGATGGAGTCTGAGACTCTGGCCATGTCCCGCAGCATTCTCCAGCAGCTGCAAGATGCCTGCCGGGTGTTAGTATCCAGCATTCAAGGTCTCCCCGCCAACCTTCAGGACAAGGTGCGACAGGTGTATCAAAACATGGGGGAGCTCCATGCTTCCTTCTCCACTGCCAGCTCCTTCCAGGatctctccagcagcctcctCACCCAGAGCCAGGAGATGGTGACCAAGGCCCAGGAATATGTAGATGAGCTGATGGCATATGTGATGCAGAACACACCTCTGTCTTGGATTGTGGGGCCCTTTGCCCCATCAGGGAAGGGCTCTGCAGATTCCCTGGAACCACAAAACCAAGAAATGGAGGCTAAGGAGGCAGTCATAGCAGCATCCAAGGCTAAGGAGGCTCTGATCTGAAACATGAAGTTTCAACTTGGAAGAATGAAGGCAGATTTCCTTGTGCATGTGGAGTCAACATGAGTCTGACTGCAAGTTTGTGGACACTAGCATGTTTCTGCAGGACAAAGGGCTAGTATTCAGATCTGTGCTTAGTACTCTGAACTTGTGGATATAAAGAGTATCACATTGCTTGCTTGTCTGACATGTTTAAATCTGAGGAAAGGATTGTTGTGACACCTTGGTAGGTTGTAGGTGGTTCATTCACCTGAACAGGTGCTGCAGCGGTGACTGCTAGAATGTAAACAGTTGGTCATACTATGTTGTACTAATACCACCCTgccttcaaaataaaatgttactgcatTTGAGTACAGTGTCCTTTCTAGCAAGAGTATTCCAGTTCTACAGTAGGTGACAAGTATGCTGCACCCAGTCCTGCTATAGTGATCATTTCTCTAATGACCACTGCTGTTAAGGGCTTACCATACAAAGTGTCCAGGCATCCCTCTTGCATCCAAATCTAGAGCCTGAGTTTCTAAATAGTTTTAGATCAACTAATCACCTGTGAACATTGATGCTCCAAACTTAGAGCAGGAATGTTACACACTTGCCCCCTAGCAAGTATCCCCTACTCTAAGCTGGAGTCTCCTCCTTCACCAAACTCTTCCCTGAGTCTGCACATCACTAATCCTGAGTCCCCTCATTACTTAGTCTCTGATACAGTGAATCAggcccccaaaccttctgctggAGCTTGTGGCCTTGCCACAACCTATCCCAACacaccatagagaagtcctccaaacAGTCTAGCATATCTGTAGGAGAAGGTGGCCGATCCTGCAGTTCCTTTTATAGGGCCTTCCAGGCCCCTGATTGGAGGGCAGTCTGTTGCTGGAGCCTTCTAGCAGAGAAGACcatgggtggctggctggctgaggcagcagccctgagctccatgtggggAGCTATTGTGGACTGAGATACAAGCTCTAAGGTAAAGTGTGAGAAACCAGCCCGCCCGAGGGGAAGCCCTAGCAGCACCATTCTAGTAGAGTGGGGAACAGGCCAATCCCAGCCCAGCATGGAAGAGCAAGCAAtccagggaagggagcaggagctaAGGTTtctggagaagaggcagggcctcagggaaggagaggggcaaGTGTGTTGGTTTGTGTAAATAGAAATTTAACAGTagtacctcccttgctgcagatcaACTCCTCAGTGgcatgcaggaggctgggggaggagcaaggGTGGATGGTGCTCATGCCCTCATTTGAACCCCTCCCTGaaaaagcagggttggggggagggcctGTGCCAGAGTAGAGATTAAGCCccccggtaacataaaaacaacaCCCCTGGCATTGTAGCACAGTATTCCTGACAGCTGTGCCAGCAAAATGAGGCTAAGTCCAGGAGCCAAAGTAGcacaacccaaaagagccacagtagtGTGAATTCATTCTTTCATATACTACAGTATATGAAATTCCCAGCCCCAAagacaaagctgcaagcagctcaaactgttgcacttaagaactgcctctggagtcagggaatgcagctttaagcagatctCAAGTATGAAACCAAGGGATTCAAATGTGGGGGCTCCTGCCCCCTACACTGCTAATGAATGGTGAGGGGAATTATTCACACTCCCCTGGTCACATGCTGCCCACAGAGCCCAGCTATCCATTGCCCTATTGACATCAAGGGAGGATGGTGtggccagacaggaacccccctgtaacatctatttttgcttgcctggagcatataGGGCATGGAGAACAGTAAAATCGGCATAGTCTTTGAAGTCTTGACAGAAGGcctggatatgctggctgctgtgaccttggatggctgtaaacagagatacgccaattgttgacctcgaggctgcaagaactgccttggctggcacctatattgatacgagtacacagccgtccgtgggggggggggggagaggaatcttctgcccagtaaagaatgtccaggaCTCACAGTTtagttctctcttacaagtgtaaattaagttgaaactcccttgtaagaactggcatcacaaagatggaccaacacaatttggcatcttagataagaaagaggatcgggcccctatgggtataaagatggatccagcagcacacttactctgagcatcaatctaccatctatctgctggtcaggttaggtgattggcctcctgaggttccacggggatgcccacctcatattaatctttcctaggaattgagggaccagccctggcctgatacgctggagtcgagaggcacagaagggggtaaaaattgtacctggatgtgtcctttgtcttaagtgtacactaagggtacatctagactacatggctctgtcgacagagccatgtagatttgtttgttcagcaaagggaaataaagccgcaatttaaataattgcggcttcatttaaatttaaatggctgccgtgctgagctgacaaacagctgatcagctgtttgttggctcagcgcgctagtttgGACACTctcctgtcgacatgaaagccctttatcgacctccccggtaaacctcatcctatgaggcataacggggaggtcgataaaaggctttcaggtcagcgcaggagcgtccagactagtgcgctgagctgacaaacagctgatcatctgtttgtcggctcagcgcggcagccatttaaatttaaatgaagctgtgattatttaaatcgtggcttcatttccctctgctgatcagcctaatttacatggctccatcgacggagccatgtagtttagacacacccatagacttagagctctttaaagattaagctgtcacttggtaccattatttctattttctatctttattttctttgtaaccatttttaagatctatatttgctagcagttaagaaatagagcaatagccattgtaaccatatgatacgcttttttaaataaatctgtaactgtttaagctttaacctgactccttcagttgctgtaacagaaccaagcacaatttaaaagaacttcagccagtcataagggacagatacaggcagagctgggcatttggattgtgtcgcttccaggggacagatccgtaggggcatctcttggccttccctaggctgcccactgcgaagggatcatgtatcctagcagtcaaaatctgaggtgtaataagctcttcctgtaaactctggggcgtgtCAGCCTGTTGGCTACCCACCGTGAAGGGAcctggtcctagcagtcaaagacacggacgttaaacttctcggggcgccCATCGGTCTTCCCTAaagctgcccgctgcgacgggaccttgcGTCCCAGCAGTTGAAAACTCGGGtgcataacacacacacacacacacacacacacatacacactgccctgaccatcagctgacagaTGGGTAGGTGGGCATACAGCAGTCACAGGAAGGGGCTAAACAGTTGTGATGATGTTAGAACATGCCAATAGGAAAAAATGAATGGCTGGTCACAGGAGCTATCCACATGTAGCTTGGTTTAAAATATCAAACTACTTCTCTCTCCTCCCGCCCAGTTAAACTTGTCCTAGCTCTTCAGCCTTTCACACTACTACACAATCCTTTTATTGGGGGGCTAACACATTCAAGGGTATAACCACTTGACAAGCAATGGTTCAGCTCCAGGACCGGCCATTGATTCCCTGACTTCATTGTTCTCTCATTTGCCTGGCCCAGAAGCAACcaacagcaggttcccagccaatgggagggctGAACTAGCGCTCAGGACAGGAGTAATGTGCGGAGTCCTGTGTGCTCGCtctttccccccgccccttccctccaggagctgggactgctgCACAGTCTGTGGTACCAGGACAGGAAGATAGCTGCCTTAGCACTCCCATTGGTCACCTGATTCCCCTGCAGTAACAAGACCCAGTGCCAGACACTCCACAACCCAATGCTAGCTCACAACCCATAACTTGAAAATCACTGCCCTGAGCAAATGAACTAGCATAACGGATGTCAGGCGTTTGAATACATTTAATCCACTTCTAGATCGAACACCTCAAGCAAGGTGTGACCCTACAAGATGTCCAGGAGACATTTCAGCACATGTGGCTGAACTGGAACAGAAAGCAACCAAAAGGCAGCGAGATGAGAGATGTAGCAAACCCAGAGATAGGTACATGCTTCCTTCTGACCAGATGGGCTAGCCACTAGTCTCAACCTTGCAGGGTTGTTCAtcagctatttattttttataaaagacCCACAACCCCTTTTTTCCTCTGCATCAtgtaatcttgctcctgcattacGTTTGTTGCACAGTGAACTCTACCCAAGGAGTTCAGTCTCTTGGCTTCCTCTTAGTCATACTTGCAAAGGCTTGccatttgggggagaggggctgcaaaGGGGCAACCACCCCAGGGACCAGCAAGTGAAAGGCCCAGGGTTCCTGACTGCCACTACAGTGGCTGGTGCCCTGTGTCCTTTCAATCGTCACCAAAGCTCCATGCAGCATGCTCCGGGTGGCTGAATCTGGTGGGGGTGATGGGTATAGGCTATACCGTATAGCACACACTAAGCAGCAGTGGGGTGGCTGGCTGCAAGCAGCCCCATCCCTTGCATCCAAGGCCCCACCacttcaggagtgcagagccaggcctcctgccttgcccaggggccttgCAAATCTGTTGGCCCACCACTTAAGATTACTTCATTTAGCTTACAGGCTGTGCTGAGGCTAATATTGTAGGGCAGGTATTTGGAGCTCTTTTCTGACATTGCTCTCTTCTGACCCAGCAACGTGGCTTATTGCCTCTTAGCAGCCTGTGGCTACAAGAAGCCAAACGGCTCCCTGCCTTTCTTCTAAAAGACTGCTTGTTTAGAGCCAGTGGTCTTTA
Protein-coding regions in this window:
- the LOC102462528 gene encoding perilipin-3-like, with amino-acid sequence MTTNGKDTNVASPEHQEEEQQSVLKRVASLPLVSTACDLAATAYTSTKESHPYVKSLCDMAEKGVTSLTSVAASSEQPVPPALEPQETTGTELASKVPDKVEEDLPTLQQTAETAMSDTQELVSSRLTDVKESMIRVVDMTKEAMQDGMKTTRSVVAEGMSTIVESRMGQLAISGMEAMLEKSEELLDHYLPMTEEELAKLAESVEGAEVSAAQPQEHRSYFVRLGSLSTKLRQRAYRYSLDKMRRTSHSISEALSQLQQTMGLIDYIKQGVTLPDVQEKFQHVWLNWNRKQRKGSEITDLANPEMESETLAMSRSILQQLQDACRVLVSSIQGLPANLQDKVRQVYQNMGELHASFSTASSFQDLSSSLLTQSQEMVTKAQEYVDELMAYVMQNTPLSWIVGPFAPSGKGSADSLEPQNQEMEAKEAVIAASKAKEALI